The Oncorhynchus nerka isolate Pitt River linkage group LG12, Oner_Uvic_2.0, whole genome shotgun sequence genome includes a region encoding these proteins:
- the LOC115138500 gene encoding ribosomal protein S6 kinase delta-1-like isoform X3 gives MSPTADRTREKRPVWTSTVPSQDSHGQERLPGGGSQADPNGSGQGVDPNKERREAVKRKTTQYLKRAEEIFISHLQDNLGKGNAHLGGYSSLRFRPIRHLSCPVEDLDMCKVVGIIDKVLIVQSLITKEKCVVKSLPKSSWESRDQPTIIPQGVPYMVKLLRYYVSEDAVYLHLEHVQGGKLFSKLSKVRNDRAKEHPECYIPSQHRIKLKNSYTSPTISSDYQQNDRGDTGTTPLLERENEESPDTDSPASWHEAQHRLEGCRTHSYCEETGCLQNNSRSTALQPSLFGPMRTDISPHIHPAGHSQCLLSETQDKPALPSHLCIDQVPDVTSEPSGKATGTEKIESSLDFDVVWKAADLTQNCESDSDIAAGKPVPQTTQTSSGGTGSTVNLKNHSISLYSQKSYVPLHNQSQASEMATLTSYGSHQGSVSGGDLENTVGVEISTHQERGQEEQVNRHTTEKSIVNLVSRDTETSQPGRAVCPSTVDELKVMRTSSGISHPPSLPHCLSAGTQQGNQAGIFLALTGAKYHVEPPCREEVEEGWELSPLSKDIPQGKGSLCDPTTTGPTGASPQCRKEDMNAFLKSNGSDGQGQDQIIEVEGWCHQPKFPAKASRGRDGVRQGCWGLPEAEVRLLGAQILLALESLHQQGVMCRDLNPKNILLTSIGKVCLTFFGQWSEVQSETNSEAMDRMYCAPEIGGVSKITEACDWWSLGALLFELLTGMPLWQFHPAGVHSHTQLLIPDQLSTAAASLLTELLQFDAGYRLGSGGGGVSDIKCHPFFNGVSWKALSS, from the exons GCCCGTCTGGACCTCCACAGTGCCGAGCCAGGACAGCCATGGCCAAGAGAGACTACCTGGTGGAGGCAGCCAAGCAGATCCGAATGGCTCTGGACAGGGAG TGGACCCTAACAAGGAGCGCCGGGAGGCAGTGAAGAGGAAGACTACTCAGTATCTGAAGAGGGCAGAGGAAATCTTTATCTCCCACCTGCAGGACAACCTGGGGAAGGGGAACGCTCACTTAGGG GGTTACAGTAGTCTGAGATTCCGGCCAATCAGACACCTGAGCTGCCCAGTGGAGGATCTGGACATGTGTAAAGTGGTGGGGATCATCGATAAG GTCCTGATTGTCCAAAGCCTGATTACAAAGGAGAAATGTGTTGTTAAA AGCCTGCCCAAGTCGAGCTGGGAGAGCCGGGACCAGCCCACTATCATCCCCCAGGGCGTCCCCTATATGGTGAAGCTGCTGAGGTACTATGTCAGTGAGGATGCTGTGTACCTGCATCTGGAGCATGTTCAAG GTGGGAAGCTTTTCTCCAAACTGTCCAAGGTGAGGAACGACCGAGCCAAGGAGCACCCAGAATGCTACATTCCCAGCCAGCACAGGATCAAACTGAAGAACAGCTACACCTCCCCTACCATCAGCTCAGACTACCAGCAGAATGACAGAGGGGACACAGGGACAACCCCTctcctggagagggagaacgaggaGAGCCCAGACACAGACTCCCCTGCATCTTGGCATGAGGCTCAGCATCGTCTGGAAGGCTGTAGGACCCACTCTTACTGCGAGGAGACAGGCTGCCTGCAGAACAACTCAAGGTCTACAGCGCTACAGCCCTCTTTATTTGGGCCAATGAGGACAGACATCAGTCCCCATATCCATCCAGCAGGCCACAGTCAGTGTTTGCTCTCCGAAACTCAGGACAAGCCTGCTCTTCCTAGTCATCTGTGCATCGATCAGGTTCCTGATGTCACCTCTGAGCCTTCTGGGAAGGCCACTGGAACAGAAAAAATTGAATCCAGTTTGGATTTTGACGTGGTGTGGAAGGCTGCTGATCTGACACAGAATTGTGAGAGTGACTCCGATATAGCTGCAGGTAAACCTGTACCTCAAACAACTCAGACCTCTTCTGGTGGGACAGGGTCAACAGTGAACCTGAAGAATCATTCTATCAGTTTGTATTCACAGAAAAGTTATGTTCCCCTCCATAATCAAAGCCAGGCTAGTGAGATGGCAACTTTGACCTCCTATGGCTCTCACCAAGGCAGTGTTTCAGGTGGAGACCTTGAGAACACTGTGGGTGTAGAGATATCCACACACCAGGAGAGAGGGCAGGAAGAACAGGTAAACCGTCACACTACTGAAAAGAGCATTGTGAACTTAGTAAGCAGGGACACAGAGACTTCCCAGCCTGGCAGAGCTGTGTGCCCCTCTACAGTAGACGAGCTGAAGGTCATGAGGACATCCTCAGGGATCTCTCACCCCCCTTCCCTGCCTCACTGTCTCAGTGCTGGGACACAGCAGGGGAACCAGGCAGGCATCTTCCTGGCCCTCACAGGGGCAAAGTATCATGTGGAGCCTCcttgcagggaggaggtggaggagggctgGGAGCTGAGCCCTTTGAGTAAGGACATCCCCCAAGGGAAAGGATCACTGTGTGACCCCACCACCACTGGCCCCACAGGGGCCTCCCCACAGTGTCGGAAGGAGGACATGAATGCTTTCCTGAAGTCAAATGGATCAGATGGACAGGGTCAGGATCAGATCATTGAGGTAGAGGGCTGGTGCCACCAGCCCAAGTTCCCAGCCAAGGCctccagagggagagatggggtcaGGCAGGGCTGTTGGGGGCTGCCTGAGGCAGAGGTGCGTCTGTTGGGAGCTCAGATCCTCCTGGCCCTGGAGAGTCTTCACCAGCAAGGTGTCATGTGCCGTGACCTCAACCCAAAGAACATCCTGCTTACCAGCATCG GAAAGGTCTGCCTGACATTCTTTGGCCAGTGGAGTGAAGTTCAGTCAGAAACCAACTCTGAAGCTATGGACCGGATGTACTGTGCCCCAG AGATTGGAGGTGTGTCCAAAATAACAGAGGCTTGTGATTGGTGGAGTCTGGGGGCATTGCTATTTGAACTTCTTACAGGAATG CCCCTGTGGCAGTTCCACCCAGCCGGGGTACATTCTCACACCCAGCTTCTGATCCCAGACCAGCTGAGTACTGCAGCTGCCTCCCTGCTCACTGAG CTTCTGCAGTTTGACGCTGGTTATCGTTTGGGCTCTGGAGGCGGTGGAGTGAGTGACATCAAGTGTCACCCCTTCTTCAATGGTGTCTCCTGGAAGGCACTGAGCAGTTAG
- the LOC115138500 gene encoding ribosomal protein S6 kinase-like 1 isoform X2 → MAKRDYLVEAAKQIRMALDREVSEDYEAAFSYYKNGVDLLLNGVQVDPNKERREAVKRKTTQYLKRAEEIFISHLQDNLGKGNAHLGGYSSLRFRPIRHLSCPVEDLDMCKVVGIIDKVLIVQSLITKEKCVVKSLPKSSWESRDQPTIIPQGVPYMVKLLRYYVSEDAVYLHLEHVQGGKLFSKLSKVRNDRAKEHPECYIPSQHRIKLKNSYTSPTISSDYQQNDRGDTGTTPLLERENEESPDTDSPASWHEAQHRLEGCRTHSYCEETGCLQNNSRSTALQPSLFGPMRTDISPHIHPAGHSQCLLSETQDKPALPSHLCIDQVPDVTSEPSGKATGTEKIESSLDFDVVWKAADLTQNCESDSDIAAGKPVPQTTQTSSGGTGSTVNLKNHSISLYSQKSYVPLHNQSQASEMATLTSYGSHQGSVSGGDLENTVGVEISTHQERGQEEQVNRHTTEKSIVNLVSRDTETSQPGRAVCPSTVDELKVMRTSSGISHPPSLPHCLSAGTQQGNQAGIFLALTGAKYHVEPPCREEVEEGWELSPLSKDIPQGKGSLCDPTTTGPTGASPQCRKEDMNAFLKSNGSDGQGQDQIIEVEGWCHQPKFPAKASRGRDGVRQGCWGLPEAEVRLLGAQILLALESLHQQGVMCRDLNPKNILLTSIGKVCLTFFGQWSEVQSETNSEAMDRMYCAPEIGGVSKITEACDWWSLGALLFELLTGMPLWQFHPAGVHSHTQLLIPDQLSTAAASLLTELLQFDAGYRLGSGGGGVSDIKCHPFFNGVSWKALSS, encoded by the exons ATGGCCAAGAGAGACTACCTGGTGGAGGCAGCCAAGCAGATCCGAATGGCTCTGGACAGGGAGGTCAGTGAAGACTATGAAGCTGCCTTCAGCTACTACAAGAATGGGGTTGACCTGCTGCTCAATGGAGTTCAAG TGGACCCTAACAAGGAGCGCCGGGAGGCAGTGAAGAGGAAGACTACTCAGTATCTGAAGAGGGCAGAGGAAATCTTTATCTCCCACCTGCAGGACAACCTGGGGAAGGGGAACGCTCACTTAGGG GGTTACAGTAGTCTGAGATTCCGGCCAATCAGACACCTGAGCTGCCCAGTGGAGGATCTGGACATGTGTAAAGTGGTGGGGATCATCGATAAG GTCCTGATTGTCCAAAGCCTGATTACAAAGGAGAAATGTGTTGTTAAA AGCCTGCCCAAGTCGAGCTGGGAGAGCCGGGACCAGCCCACTATCATCCCCCAGGGCGTCCCCTATATGGTGAAGCTGCTGAGGTACTATGTCAGTGAGGATGCTGTGTACCTGCATCTGGAGCATGTTCAAG GTGGGAAGCTTTTCTCCAAACTGTCCAAGGTGAGGAACGACCGAGCCAAGGAGCACCCAGAATGCTACATTCCCAGCCAGCACAGGATCAAACTGAAGAACAGCTACACCTCCCCTACCATCAGCTCAGACTACCAGCAGAATGACAGAGGGGACACAGGGACAACCCCTctcctggagagggagaacgaggaGAGCCCAGACACAGACTCCCCTGCATCTTGGCATGAGGCTCAGCATCGTCTGGAAGGCTGTAGGACCCACTCTTACTGCGAGGAGACAGGCTGCCTGCAGAACAACTCAAGGTCTACAGCGCTACAGCCCTCTTTATTTGGGCCAATGAGGACAGACATCAGTCCCCATATCCATCCAGCAGGCCACAGTCAGTGTTTGCTCTCCGAAACTCAGGACAAGCCTGCTCTTCCTAGTCATCTGTGCATCGATCAGGTTCCTGATGTCACCTCTGAGCCTTCTGGGAAGGCCACTGGAACAGAAAAAATTGAATCCAGTTTGGATTTTGACGTGGTGTGGAAGGCTGCTGATCTGACACAGAATTGTGAGAGTGACTCCGATATAGCTGCAGGTAAACCTGTACCTCAAACAACTCAGACCTCTTCTGGTGGGACAGGGTCAACAGTGAACCTGAAGAATCATTCTATCAGTTTGTATTCACAGAAAAGTTATGTTCCCCTCCATAATCAAAGCCAGGCTAGTGAGATGGCAACTTTGACCTCCTATGGCTCTCACCAAGGCAGTGTTTCAGGTGGAGACCTTGAGAACACTGTGGGTGTAGAGATATCCACACACCAGGAGAGAGGGCAGGAAGAACAGGTAAACCGTCACACTACTGAAAAGAGCATTGTGAACTTAGTAAGCAGGGACACAGAGACTTCCCAGCCTGGCAGAGCTGTGTGCCCCTCTACAGTAGACGAGCTGAAGGTCATGAGGACATCCTCAGGGATCTCTCACCCCCCTTCCCTGCCTCACTGTCTCAGTGCTGGGACACAGCAGGGGAACCAGGCAGGCATCTTCCTGGCCCTCACAGGGGCAAAGTATCATGTGGAGCCTCcttgcagggaggaggtggaggagggctgGGAGCTGAGCCCTTTGAGTAAGGACATCCCCCAAGGGAAAGGATCACTGTGTGACCCCACCACCACTGGCCCCACAGGGGCCTCCCCACAGTGTCGGAAGGAGGACATGAATGCTTTCCTGAAGTCAAATGGATCAGATGGACAGGGTCAGGATCAGATCATTGAGGTAGAGGGCTGGTGCCACCAGCCCAAGTTCCCAGCCAAGGCctccagagggagagatggggtcaGGCAGGGCTGTTGGGGGCTGCCTGAGGCAGAGGTGCGTCTGTTGGGAGCTCAGATCCTCCTGGCCCTGGAGAGTCTTCACCAGCAAGGTGTCATGTGCCGTGACCTCAACCCAAAGAACATCCTGCTTACCAGCATCG GAAAGGTCTGCCTGACATTCTTTGGCCAGTGGAGTGAAGTTCAGTCAGAAACCAACTCTGAAGCTATGGACCGGATGTACTGTGCCCCAG AGATTGGAGGTGTGTCCAAAATAACAGAGGCTTGTGATTGGTGGAGTCTGGGGGCATTGCTATTTGAACTTCTTACAGGAATG CCCCTGTGGCAGTTCCACCCAGCCGGGGTACATTCTCACACCCAGCTTCTGATCCCAGACCAGCTGAGTACTGCAGCTGCCTCCCTGCTCACTGAG CTTCTGCAGTTTGACGCTGGTTATCGTTTGGGCTCTGGAGGCGGTGGAGTGAGTGACATCAAGTGTCACCCCTTCTTCAATGGTGTCTCCTGGAAGGCACTGAGCAGTTAG
- the LOC115138500 gene encoding ribosomal protein S6 kinase-like 1 isoform X1, with the protein MSPTADRTREKSSVHSVVWLLGPSGPPQCRARTAMAKRDYLVEAAKQIRMALDREVSEDYEAAFSYYKNGVDLLLNGVQVDPNKERREAVKRKTTQYLKRAEEIFISHLQDNLGKGNAHLGGYSSLRFRPIRHLSCPVEDLDMCKVVGIIDKVLIVQSLITKEKCVVKSLPKSSWESRDQPTIIPQGVPYMVKLLRYYVSEDAVYLHLEHVQGGKLFSKLSKVRNDRAKEHPECYIPSQHRIKLKNSYTSPTISSDYQQNDRGDTGTTPLLERENEESPDTDSPASWHEAQHRLEGCRTHSYCEETGCLQNNSRSTALQPSLFGPMRTDISPHIHPAGHSQCLLSETQDKPALPSHLCIDQVPDVTSEPSGKATGTEKIESSLDFDVVWKAADLTQNCESDSDIAAGKPVPQTTQTSSGGTGSTVNLKNHSISLYSQKSYVPLHNQSQASEMATLTSYGSHQGSVSGGDLENTVGVEISTHQERGQEEQVNRHTTEKSIVNLVSRDTETSQPGRAVCPSTVDELKVMRTSSGISHPPSLPHCLSAGTQQGNQAGIFLALTGAKYHVEPPCREEVEEGWELSPLSKDIPQGKGSLCDPTTTGPTGASPQCRKEDMNAFLKSNGSDGQGQDQIIEVEGWCHQPKFPAKASRGRDGVRQGCWGLPEAEVRLLGAQILLALESLHQQGVMCRDLNPKNILLTSIGKVCLTFFGQWSEVQSETNSEAMDRMYCAPEIGGVSKITEACDWWSLGALLFELLTGMPLWQFHPAGVHSHTQLLIPDQLSTAAASLLTELLQFDAGYRLGSGGGGVSDIKCHPFFNGVSWKALSS; encoded by the exons CTCGGTACACTCTGTTGTGTGGCTGCTAGGCCCGTCTGGACCTCCACAGTGCCGAGCCAGGACAGCCATGGCCAAGAGAGACTACCTGGTGGAGGCAGCCAAGCAGATCCGAATGGCTCTGGACAGGGAGGTCAGTGAAGACTATGAAGCTGCCTTCAGCTACTACAAGAATGGGGTTGACCTGCTGCTCAATGGAGTTCAAG TGGACCCTAACAAGGAGCGCCGGGAGGCAGTGAAGAGGAAGACTACTCAGTATCTGAAGAGGGCAGAGGAAATCTTTATCTCCCACCTGCAGGACAACCTGGGGAAGGGGAACGCTCACTTAGGG GGTTACAGTAGTCTGAGATTCCGGCCAATCAGACACCTGAGCTGCCCAGTGGAGGATCTGGACATGTGTAAAGTGGTGGGGATCATCGATAAG GTCCTGATTGTCCAAAGCCTGATTACAAAGGAGAAATGTGTTGTTAAA AGCCTGCCCAAGTCGAGCTGGGAGAGCCGGGACCAGCCCACTATCATCCCCCAGGGCGTCCCCTATATGGTGAAGCTGCTGAGGTACTATGTCAGTGAGGATGCTGTGTACCTGCATCTGGAGCATGTTCAAG GTGGGAAGCTTTTCTCCAAACTGTCCAAGGTGAGGAACGACCGAGCCAAGGAGCACCCAGAATGCTACATTCCCAGCCAGCACAGGATCAAACTGAAGAACAGCTACACCTCCCCTACCATCAGCTCAGACTACCAGCAGAATGACAGAGGGGACACAGGGACAACCCCTctcctggagagggagaacgaggaGAGCCCAGACACAGACTCCCCTGCATCTTGGCATGAGGCTCAGCATCGTCTGGAAGGCTGTAGGACCCACTCTTACTGCGAGGAGACAGGCTGCCTGCAGAACAACTCAAGGTCTACAGCGCTACAGCCCTCTTTATTTGGGCCAATGAGGACAGACATCAGTCCCCATATCCATCCAGCAGGCCACAGTCAGTGTTTGCTCTCCGAAACTCAGGACAAGCCTGCTCTTCCTAGTCATCTGTGCATCGATCAGGTTCCTGATGTCACCTCTGAGCCTTCTGGGAAGGCCACTGGAACAGAAAAAATTGAATCCAGTTTGGATTTTGACGTGGTGTGGAAGGCTGCTGATCTGACACAGAATTGTGAGAGTGACTCCGATATAGCTGCAGGTAAACCTGTACCTCAAACAACTCAGACCTCTTCTGGTGGGACAGGGTCAACAGTGAACCTGAAGAATCATTCTATCAGTTTGTATTCACAGAAAAGTTATGTTCCCCTCCATAATCAAAGCCAGGCTAGTGAGATGGCAACTTTGACCTCCTATGGCTCTCACCAAGGCAGTGTTTCAGGTGGAGACCTTGAGAACACTGTGGGTGTAGAGATATCCACACACCAGGAGAGAGGGCAGGAAGAACAGGTAAACCGTCACACTACTGAAAAGAGCATTGTGAACTTAGTAAGCAGGGACACAGAGACTTCCCAGCCTGGCAGAGCTGTGTGCCCCTCTACAGTAGACGAGCTGAAGGTCATGAGGACATCCTCAGGGATCTCTCACCCCCCTTCCCTGCCTCACTGTCTCAGTGCTGGGACACAGCAGGGGAACCAGGCAGGCATCTTCCTGGCCCTCACAGGGGCAAAGTATCATGTGGAGCCTCcttgcagggaggaggtggaggagggctgGGAGCTGAGCCCTTTGAGTAAGGACATCCCCCAAGGGAAAGGATCACTGTGTGACCCCACCACCACTGGCCCCACAGGGGCCTCCCCACAGTGTCGGAAGGAGGACATGAATGCTTTCCTGAAGTCAAATGGATCAGATGGACAGGGTCAGGATCAGATCATTGAGGTAGAGGGCTGGTGCCACCAGCCCAAGTTCCCAGCCAAGGCctccagagggagagatggggtcaGGCAGGGCTGTTGGGGGCTGCCTGAGGCAGAGGTGCGTCTGTTGGGAGCTCAGATCCTCCTGGCCCTGGAGAGTCTTCACCAGCAAGGTGTCATGTGCCGTGACCTCAACCCAAAGAACATCCTGCTTACCAGCATCG GAAAGGTCTGCCTGACATTCTTTGGCCAGTGGAGTGAAGTTCAGTCAGAAACCAACTCTGAAGCTATGGACCGGATGTACTGTGCCCCAG AGATTGGAGGTGTGTCCAAAATAACAGAGGCTTGTGATTGGTGGAGTCTGGGGGCATTGCTATTTGAACTTCTTACAGGAATG CCCCTGTGGCAGTTCCACCCAGCCGGGGTACATTCTCACACCCAGCTTCTGATCCCAGACCAGCTGAGTACTGCAGCTGCCTCCCTGCTCACTGAG CTTCTGCAGTTTGACGCTGGTTATCGTTTGGGCTCTGGAGGCGGTGGAGTGAGTGACATCAAGTGTCACCCCTTCTTCAATGGTGTCTCCTGGAAGGCACTGAGCAGTTAG